The Medicago truncatula cultivar Jemalong A17 chromosome 7, MtrunA17r5.0-ANR, whole genome shotgun sequence genome includes the window ACgtttgtaatttaattttaagtttgTACTACTGAATACCAAATATAAACTGCACTATATAATAAGATTCAAATTTTTATGTCACGTTTTATTAAGTCTTCTTTTGTCCCTTCCTCAGGGATATGGTTCCAAGGATGACAAAGCGCATTATGGTTCAGATATTGTTATCTTCCATAACTGGGTAATCTTTTTACATTTCTACCGTTCATGCTCAACTTgcaattctttttatttatcaaacatttgttagaaaatataatttgtttgttaaaggaaaaatatacatttgtagaagacaaaaacaaaagattaaGAACTACTACTAAATGTTGAGTATGAATGCAGAGTAACAGGAAATCAAGTTCTGTACTTTGCGGGGCTAAAATACACAACCGCAACAATTGCATGTGCCCTAACCAATTTGCTTCCAGCTTTTACATTTGTCCTAGCAATCCTCTTCAGGTTggtatattaaatatttaaattgcaCTTGATTgaagtaattaaaataagaaatttgatttttaattaatttgtttgaataattatatatttgtgttatAGACAAGAGAATTTGGGAATAAAGAAGAAAAGTGGTATAGCAAAAGTGGTAGGGACAGTTCTATGTGTTGGTGGAGCGATACTTCTATCATTTTACCATGGACAAGTAATTGGTATACCAGAATCAAAAATTCATTGGAGTTATGCTGAGAGAATTGAAGGAGCTGGTGATAACTCCTCTGCTGCCCAATCTAATAATGTGCTTCTAGGCCCTATTCTCTTAATTCTCAGTGCTCTTATTTGGTCACTATGGTTCATCATTCAAGTAAGCATATGcattatatatatcatatagtatattaatattaattactaagttattttgttttgtttgttaatttcaggCAGATATGAGCAAGAATTTTCCAGTACCTTATACAAGCACAGCCTACATGTGTTTCTTGGCAAGTTTTCAATGTGTGTTCATTGCCTTGTGTTTTGACCATAGAGTCTCATCTTGGTCACTCAGTGATGCTATGAGACTTACCTCTTCTCTTTATGCGGTACATTCATTAAATCTTTTATTGGTTGAtcacataatttaaatttgtacttactctataatatatatatatatatatatatatatatatatatatatatatatgatggtACTAATTTTGTTTTCAGGGAATAATTTGCACCGGGCTTTCTTATTGTATAATTTCTTGGACCATTGAGAGAAAAGGGCCTCTTTATGTCTCTGTATTTACCCCCTTGCAGCTTATCATCACAGCTTTTATTAGCTGGGCTTTTCTTCGGGAGAAATTATATGTTGGAACGTAAGcaatttaattgattaattagttcataattacatataattatatttagtaGTACTAATTATGGTCTATATTGATTTGGTACTACTATAGTGCATTAGGGTCTCTGCTGATAGTTGGTGGACTATATTCTGTTCTATGGG containing:
- the LOC25499631 gene encoding WAT1-related protein At1g09380; the protein is MGSASIIPLVLMIVMQLAYAGMNITSKIAILGGMNPLILVAYRQIFATVSIAPFAYWLERDMVPRMTKRIMVQILLSSITGVTGNQVLYFAGLKYTTATIACALTNLLPAFTFVLAILFRQENLGIKKKSGIAKVVGTVLCVGGAILLSFYHGQVIGIPESKIHWSYAERIEGAGDNSSAAQSNNVLLGPILLILSALIWSLWFIIQADMSKNFPVPYTSTAYMCFLASFQCVFIALCFDHRVSSWSLSDAMRLTSSLYAGIICTGLSYCIISWTIERKGPLYVSVFTPLQLIITAFISWAFLREKLYVGTALGSLLIVGGLYSVLWGKSKEVDNNKVEDATDDDDDDDDDDDEAIVMPLPPSIKNDMEMQSYIPSSNGNGH